One genomic window of Desulfovibrio gilichinskyi includes the following:
- a CDS encoding DVU_1553 family AMP-dependent CoA ligase, whose product MINHPLECWLNLRMDRPLNSGSVSPEELQAWQFGLLRKTISHAVKSSPFYSKQLQGVVPDEILSPADLNKLPVTTPEDLRKNPNSFLCVSQDEVARAITLSSSGSSGTPKRLFFTSGDLERTTEFFQYGMGPLVGEGETVLALLPDSRPGGVGNLFAESISRLGAKTVYPEDPSDIPTILNLLLNSRASCLLGPAIHIHALARLWKSKRLPKNQVRSALLCWDLLPPVAIETISNTFGCEIFSHWGMTETCLGGAVECFQGSGMHLREPDFYLEIADPETGLPVPDGTSGEILFTTLSRRAMPLIRYKTGDLGQIISGPCTCGLSMRRLGDVKGRLDTDILLPTSEYLSMAELNEIILQYVGVLDFKVNYQQQSLALNIALDIAPESKIPTDLSRALTSYPKLSRTVLENNLKINIIIDNNDGSISSGFGKRLITSS is encoded by the coding sequence ATGATTAATCATCCCCTTGAATGCTGGCTGAATCTACGCATGGACCGCCCACTTAACTCAGGTAGTGTTTCCCCTGAGGAATTGCAGGCGTGGCAATTTGGTCTGTTACGAAAAACTATAAGTCATGCCGTTAAATCTTCACCTTTCTATTCAAAGCAATTACAGGGCGTTGTCCCCGATGAAATTCTCAGTCCTGCGGACCTCAACAAATTACCCGTAACAACCCCTGAGGATCTTCGAAAAAATCCAAACAGCTTTCTATGCGTATCTCAAGATGAGGTAGCACGTGCCATAACTCTTTCAAGCTCAGGATCAAGCGGTACCCCGAAACGTCTCTTTTTTACATCCGGAGATTTAGAGCGCACTACTGAGTTTTTTCAATATGGCATGGGACCATTGGTGGGAGAAGGAGAAACGGTACTCGCATTGTTACCGGATTCTCGCCCAGGCGGCGTAGGAAACCTCTTTGCTGAAAGCATCTCAAGGCTTGGGGCGAAGACTGTTTACCCTGAAGACCCATCCGACATTCCAACTATTCTGAATTTACTTTTAAATTCACGAGCGAGCTGTCTTTTAGGACCGGCCATACATATTCACGCACTGGCGCGGCTCTGGAAAAGTAAACGACTCCCCAAAAATCAAGTCCGTTCTGCCCTCCTCTGCTGGGATCTATTGCCCCCGGTAGCAATTGAGACAATCTCAAATACATTCGGCTGTGAAATTTTTTCTCACTGGGGCATGACTGAAACTTGCCTCGGAGGCGCAGTTGAATGCTTTCAGGGGTCAGGTATGCACCTTCGTGAACCTGATTTTTATCTTGAAATAGCCGACCCTGAAACAGGTTTACCTGTCCCTGACGGAACCAGTGGTGAGATACTTTTTACAACTCTCTCAAGAAGGGCAATGCCGCTTATCAGATATAAAACAGGTGACCTCGGACAAATTATATCTGGACCGTGCACATGCGGGCTTTCCATGCGCAGGTTAGGAGACGTAAAAGGCAGGCTTGATACCGACATCCTTTTACCTACCTCAGAATACCTGTCCATGGCAGAACTCAATGAAATAATCCTGCAGTATGTAGGAGTGCTGGATTTCAAAGTCAATTATCAGCAACAATCACTTGCCCTTAACATTGCTTTGGATATAGCCCCTGAGTCAAAAATCCCGACAGATCTTTCCAGAGCCTTAACTTCATACCCAAAACTGAGCCGCACCGTTTTAGAAAACAATTTGAAAATTAACATTATTATTGATAACAATGACGGCAGCATCAGTTCAGGTTTTGGGAAAAGATTAATAACGTCATCTTAA
- the trsS gene encoding radical SAM (seleno)protein TrsS, with product MDSDPYSYETESVCPVCLKKISARRVTENGETRIIKKCIEHGEFSTPVWRGEPAIQNWARPKTPSVPPVTDTTALKGCPFDCGLCPEHNQHTCTALVEITWRCDLNCKICFASAGNVENHSVKSSKNKILPRPDPTVDELKILLAKVRETAGPCNLQLSGGEPAVRDDLPQLATIAKELGFPFVQINTNGLRIARQKELAKIWADAGVDSVFLQFDGTRDDIYESIRGRSLLKEKMCAITNLIEAGIGVVLVPTIVPGVNDDNIGEILKLAVEHAPGVRGVHFQPVSYFGRYPQSPSDKARITLPEIMTKLEEQTSSLVHKTDFLPPACEHALCSFHSNYMVMENGNLKKLSGKGEACCSTRPAAEGAEKSKSFVRRQWAAPVVSECCCTKPLDDLDRFIQRAKTHILAVSGMAFQDAWTLDLERLKGCCIHVAAPDGKLIPFCAYNLTSMEGSSLYRGKND from the coding sequence ATGGATTCTGATCCTTATAGCTATGAAACTGAAAGCGTCTGTCCTGTTTGCTTAAAAAAGATATCTGCCCGAAGAGTTACTGAAAACGGTGAAACCCGCATTATAAAAAAATGCATTGAACATGGAGAATTCAGCACGCCTGTGTGGCGTGGTGAGCCTGCCATACAAAACTGGGCACGTCCCAAAACACCTTCAGTTCCTCCGGTAACAGATACAACAGCCTTAAAAGGCTGCCCTTTTGATTGCGGTTTATGCCCAGAACACAATCAGCACACTTGCACAGCTCTGGTAGAAATAACATGGCGTTGCGATCTTAACTGCAAGATATGCTTTGCGTCTGCCGGCAACGTAGAGAACCACTCTGTTAAAAGTTCCAAGAACAAAATTTTGCCTCGCCCTGATCCGACTGTTGATGAACTTAAAATTTTACTGGCAAAGGTCCGTGAAACAGCCGGACCTTGCAATTTACAACTTTCAGGTGGTGAACCTGCAGTTCGAGATGATCTGCCGCAACTGGCAACTATTGCTAAAGAACTTGGATTCCCATTTGTACAAATCAACACTAACGGCCTTAGAATAGCCCGTCAGAAAGAATTAGCTAAAATATGGGCAGACGCGGGCGTTGATTCCGTATTTTTGCAATTTGATGGCACGCGCGATGATATTTATGAATCAATTCGTGGGCGTTCATTGCTTAAAGAAAAAATGTGTGCAATCACTAACCTAATCGAAGCCGGAATCGGAGTTGTTCTGGTTCCGACAATTGTTCCGGGTGTAAATGATGACAATATCGGAGAGATACTTAAGTTAGCGGTTGAGCATGCTCCAGGAGTACGAGGCGTACATTTTCAACCTGTCAGCTATTTCGGACGCTATCCGCAATCTCCATCAGACAAGGCCCGTATAACACTGCCGGAAATAATGACTAAGCTTGAAGAACAGACTTCAAGTCTCGTGCATAAAACAGATTTTTTACCTCCGGCATGTGAACACGCTTTATGCTCTTTTCACAGTAATTATATGGTGATGGAGAATGGAAATCTGAAAAAACTTTCCGGAAAGGGTGAAGCATGCTGCTCTACGCGCCCTGCAGCGGAAGGTGCGGAGAAATCAAAATCATTTGTACGCAGACAATGGGCTGCTCCGGTGGTGAGCGAATGTTGCTGTACGAAGCCTCTTGATGATCTTGATCGCTTCATTCAACGGGCAAAAACGCATATTCTAGCGGTTTCAGGTATGGCTTTTCAAGACGCATGGACACTTGATCTTGAAAGACTGAAAGGTTGCTGCATCCACGTAGCTGCGCCCGACGGAAAATTAATTCCGTTTTGCGCTTACAACCTGACTTCAATGGAAGGATCATCTCTTTACCGAGGAAAAAATGATTAA
- a CDS encoding DVU_1555 family C-GCAxxG-C-C protein, translating into MNDTDLRILQLNGAGYCCAQIMTLLCLDNLQRENPDLVRSMQGLCLGMGDCSGTCGILSSGICALALYAGKGVDSEEEDERLPLITENFREWFRNTSIQQFGGIKCSDIIGDECGAPKPDRCGKLLVDAYTQLIQILVAEGFDPYTGREANDGF; encoded by the coding sequence ATGAATGATACCGATCTGCGCATCCTACAATTAAACGGTGCAGGCTATTGCTGTGCACAAATAATGACCCTTCTTTGTCTTGATAATTTACAGCGTGAAAATCCGGATCTTGTACGTTCCATGCAGGGGCTTTGCCTCGGTATGGGCGACTGCTCAGGCACATGCGGAATTCTCAGCAGTGGAATATGCGCCCTTGCTCTATACGCAGGTAAAGGAGTTGACAGCGAAGAAGAAGATGAGCGACTTCCTTTAATCACAGAAAATTTCAGAGAGTGGTTTAGAAACACTTCAATTCAGCAATTCGGCGGCATAAAATGCAGTGATATTATCGGGGACGAATGCGGCGCACCAAAACCGGACCGCTGCGGCAAGCTCCTTGTTGATGCCTATACGCAGCTTATTCAAATTCTTGTTGCTGAAGGTTTTGATCCATATACAGGCAGGGAAGCAAACGATGGATTCTGA
- the trsM gene encoding DVU_1556 family methyltransferase, translated as MNSTASTVPLWERSTLQDAAGKTLRPGGLALTDRALSLTNFPAHSRILDVGCGLGATVEHLNNVHHFKGYGIDISAKQLSQAPSDMRLTLANADILPFADDSFDGIICECVLSLLPDISKTIGEFRRVLNSTGTLIITDIYQRGQNSSGSISGSCATNPLNISILEKTISNHKFHTIIKEDHSKLLAELAARLIFTGEKSIIPKGNCCSKPGYMLLIAKQS; from the coding sequence ATGAATTCCACGGCTTCAACCGTTCCACTTTGGGAGCGGTCAACACTGCAGGATGCCGCGGGAAAAACATTACGTCCTGGAGGACTGGCCCTAACCGACAGGGCCTTATCACTAACAAATTTTCCTGCGCATAGCCGTATACTTGATGTGGGCTGTGGACTCGGTGCAACCGTTGAACATCTGAACAATGTCCACCACTTCAAAGGATACGGTATCGACATTTCCGCTAAACAATTAAGCCAGGCTCCATCAGATATGCGGCTTACTCTTGCGAATGCGGACATCCTTCCCTTTGCCGATGATTCCTTTGACGGAATAATATGCGAATGTGTTCTTTCACTTCTTCCTGATATTTCTAAAACTATCGGTGAATTTAGAAGAGTCCTGAATTCAACAGGGACACTGATTATCACTGACATCTATCAGCGAGGTCAAAACAGTTCAGGCTCAATTTCAGGATCTTGCGCAACGAATCCTTTAAATATAAGCATCTTAGAAAAGACAATTTCCAATCACAAATTTCATACTATTATTAAAGAGGACCACTCGAAACTACTGGCAGAACTTGCAGCGCGACTTATTTTCACAGGTGAAAAGTCCATCATTCCCAAAGGAAATTGCTGCTCCAAACCCGGTTATATGCTGCTTATTGCAAAGCAGAGCTAA
- a CDS encoding DVU_1557 family redox protein, which yields MSTLKVLDADFSSWKCEACGEKLVPRPIELGYLESKFKVELPACPVCGLVLIPEDLALGKMAEVESLLEDK from the coding sequence GTGAGTACTTTAAAAGTTCTTGATGCAGATTTTTCATCTTGGAAATGTGAGGCTTGCGGCGAAAAGCTTGTTCCAAGACCAATTGAACTGGGCTACCTTGAAAGTAAATTCAAAGTTGAACTCCCCGCCTGCCCTGTTTGCGGATTGGTACTTATCCCTGAAGATCTGGCACTTGGGAAAATGGCCGAAGTGGAGAGCCTTCTGGAGGACAAATAG
- a CDS encoding pyridine nucleotide-disulfide oxidoreductase/dicluster-binding protein translates to MEQNSLREWEAKCIQEEPPRCKAACPLHVDGREFCKLIAAGQVDKAWAVLCRTLPFPAVTARICDAPCKNSCLREEVGGGIEMAGLERFCAENTKRTPPFRPLPPRGKTVAVLGGFLPGLTAAWDLAKKGFTVTLFLGKLNEVFKTLPQDLLTIEIFNQEIEVIKKMGVTFVENSTFDDNFTEESLKNFDAVFADPIACTPENLKISAPSSITLETEKKGLFAASQPEKNTSPITLIAIGRKGALSIERFMQNASLSAGRERDEPFETKLFTNISKVEPLPPVAIPNEGYTAESAKEEASRCLLCECMECVKNCVYLENFKEYPKIFARQIYNNASIVMGTRRANKLINSCMLCDLCTEICPENFSMKNLCIEARKDLVEQGVMPQSAHEFALRDMEFADSDACAINRHQDGFEQSEWAFFPGCQLPASDPDAVKRVYSYLCGTLTGGTGLMLRCCSAPADWSGIVDLFDKKSAELRSDWESLGKPKIIAACPSCMETLHKAIPEADITSLWSLLSQYRKSLKPVLPKTIPALQDPCSARHNDKLLTDVRLLLSDLGIEFTEPELSGLYTECCGFGGLLSDANEPLSKKVAENRASKLDGDGITYCAMCRDLLAKTGKRCLNILDLIFPSEDIDPAARTAPRYSERRENRVRLKEQLLENIWKDSPTPRPDYESIQVSFTEEAEKLMEERRILVSDIKKTIEAVQKTGKVLENTDTGHKLIYYRPTIVTYWVEYEMTDENTYLVHRVWSHRMKILGGSK, encoded by the coding sequence ATGGAACAGAATTCACTTCGCGAATGGGAAGCCAAATGTATTCAGGAAGAACCGCCGCGTTGTAAAGCAGCTTGCCCTCTTCACGTTGATGGACGGGAATTCTGTAAGCTGATTGCAGCGGGACAAGTAGACAAAGCATGGGCCGTTCTGTGCCGGACATTACCGTTCCCTGCCGTAACAGCGCGTATTTGTGATGCTCCATGTAAAAATTCATGCCTGCGCGAGGAAGTCGGCGGCGGTATTGAAATGGCCGGTCTTGAAAGATTTTGCGCTGAAAATACAAAGCGTACTCCTCCTTTCAGGCCATTACCTCCACGAGGAAAAACAGTTGCTGTTCTCGGTGGATTTCTGCCAGGACTGACTGCCGCATGGGACCTTGCTAAAAAAGGTTTTACTGTCACACTCTTTTTAGGCAAGCTGAATGAAGTTTTTAAAACGCTGCCCCAAGACTTACTGACGATAGAAATTTTCAATCAGGAAATTGAAGTCATCAAAAAAATGGGTGTAACTTTTGTTGAAAACAGTACTTTTGATGATAATTTTACCGAAGAATCTCTTAAAAATTTCGATGCAGTATTTGCAGACCCCATAGCATGCACCCCTGAAAATCTTAAAATTTCCGCCCCTTCTTCCATAACTCTTGAAACGGAAAAGAAGGGACTTTTTGCCGCATCTCAGCCGGAAAAGAACACATCACCGATTACACTCATAGCAATAGGCCGCAAAGGAGCATTATCCATTGAACGGTTTATGCAGAATGCATCTCTGTCTGCAGGGCGCGAACGTGATGAACCTTTTGAGACAAAACTATTCACAAACATCAGTAAAGTTGAGCCGCTTCCTCCTGTTGCCATTCCAAACGAAGGGTATACTGCGGAATCAGCAAAAGAAGAGGCTTCCCGCTGTCTTCTTTGCGAATGTATGGAATGTGTTAAAAATTGCGTATATCTAGAGAACTTCAAAGAGTATCCAAAGATTTTCGCCCGCCAGATATACAACAATGCGTCCATCGTAATGGGAACACGAAGAGCTAATAAGCTTATTAATTCCTGCATGCTATGCGACTTGTGCACTGAGATATGCCCAGAAAATTTCTCCATGAAAAACCTTTGCATAGAAGCAAGAAAAGATCTGGTAGAGCAAGGGGTTATGCCTCAATCAGCTCATGAGTTTGCTCTGCGTGACATGGAATTTGCGGACAGCGATGCTTGCGCTATCAACCGCCATCAGGACGGGTTCGAACAGAGTGAGTGGGCGTTCTTTCCCGGATGTCAGCTTCCGGCATCAGATCCGGATGCTGTAAAACGTGTGTACAGTTATCTGTGCGGCACATTAACTGGCGGAACTGGACTTATGCTCCGCTGCTGCTCCGCTCCGGCGGATTGGTCAGGAATAGTTGATCTTTTTGATAAAAAATCTGCTGAATTGCGTTCTGATTGGGAATCCCTTGGCAAACCCAAAATAATCGCAGCCTGTCCTTCGTGCATGGAAACTTTGCATAAAGCCATTCCGGAAGCAGATATCACATCGCTCTGGTCTTTGCTCAGCCAATATCGTAAAAGTTTAAAGCCTGTTTTGCCAAAAACAATTCCAGCTTTACAAGATCCATGTTCGGCCAGACACAACGACAAACTCTTAACAGATGTCCGCCTTTTACTTTCAGATTTAGGAATAGAATTCACAGAACCTGAACTTTCAGGGCTTTATACAGAATGTTGCGGTTTCGGAGGATTGCTGAGCGATGCCAACGAGCCGTTATCCAAAAAAGTTGCGGAAAACAGAGCGTCAAAGCTGGACGGCGACGGAATTACATATTGCGCAATGTGCCGTGATCTGCTTGCAAAAACAGGTAAACGCTGTCTCAACATACTGGATCTTATTTTCCCTTCAGAAGATATCGACCCGGCCGCACGGACTGCGCCGCGCTACTCTGAAAGGCGTGAAAACAGAGTCCGGCTTAAAGAACAGCTGCTGGAAAATATTTGGAAAGATTCACCTACGCCACGCCCAGATTATGAATCAATTCAAGTCTCTTTTACTGAAGAAGCTGAAAAGCTTATGGAAGAACGACGCATCCTTGTTTCTGATATTAAGAAGACCATTGAAGCAGTACAGAAAACAGGAAAAGTACTAGAAAATACCGATACAGGTCATAAACTTATATACTACAGACCGACAATAGTTACTTACTGGGTTGAATACGAAATGACGGATGAAAACACTTATTTAGTCCACAGAGTCTGGAGTCATCGCATGAAGATATTGGGAGGTAGTAAGTGA
- a CDS encoding molybdopterin-dependent aldehyde oxidoreductase: protein MIKRTLKVNGVERVVIVENDTPLATVLRENLGLTSVKIGCGTGQCGSCSVLMDGKVKRTCSLKMSRVEDFTEILTTEGIGTPTQMHPIQIAWMAHGAAQCGFCTPGFIISTYGLILSNPSPTREDVRNWFQKHRNACRCTGYKQLVDATMDAAAVMRGDMKVEDLLFKIPEDGRIWGSKYPRPTAVAKVTGTLDYGADLGIKMPEGTLRCALVQAEVSHANILSIDTSEAEKMEGVFKIVTHKDIKGKNLITGLITFPTNKGDGWDRPILAEKKIFQFGDAIAIVCADTEKHAKAAAEKVVVKIEQLPEYMSAPAAMADDAIEIHPGTPNVYFEQKVAKGEDTAAIFDKADAVIEDNFYVSRQPHMPIEPDVGFAYMDDDGKLCIHSKSIGLHLHAAMIAPGMGIELENLIMVQNFAGGTFGYKFSPTMEALVGVACLATGKPVFLNYTWFQQQTYTGKRSPFFTTVRLAADSDGKLRSMETDWICDHGPYSEFGDLLTLRGAQFIGAGYDIASIRGKGRTVCTNHAWGSAFRGYGSTEVEFASEVLMDELAEKLNMDPFDLRYKNIYREGSTTPTGQTPEVLSLEEIFTQARPLYEAAKKRVAKKSTDTIKHGVGLALGVYGCGLDGPDSAGAEIELHADGTVTMYACWLDHGQGADMGVLGTAHETLRPLGLAPEQIHLVMNDTRTCPNGGPAGGSRSQVVIGNAIVATCRELLDAMRKADGKYRSYDEMVKENKALRYSGSWTSPCTECDADGQGSPFACYMYGLFMMEVAVEIATGKTSVEKATLVTDIGKINNRLVVDGQIYGGLAQGIGIALTEDYEDIIKHSTMVGAGFPYIKQIPDDMEIVYVETARPEGPHGASGVGELPLTCPHGAVINAIYNACGARVTHLPARPEKVLAAMKAKA from the coding sequence ATGATCAAAAGAACTCTTAAAGTTAACGGAGTAGAACGCGTGGTGATTGTGGAGAACGACACCCCGTTAGCTACGGTTTTACGCGAAAATTTGGGTCTGACCAGTGTTAAAATTGGTTGCGGAACCGGACAATGCGGTAGTTGTTCTGTCCTTATGGATGGAAAAGTAAAACGCACATGTTCCCTTAAAATGAGCCGAGTTGAAGACTTTACTGAAATCCTGACCACTGAAGGAATCGGAACACCAACTCAGATGCATCCTATCCAGATTGCATGGATGGCACATGGCGCTGCACAGTGCGGATTCTGTACTCCAGGTTTTATTATTTCCACCTACGGTCTCATTTTATCAAACCCGTCTCCAACTCGCGAAGATGTCCGCAACTGGTTCCAGAAACATCGTAACGCCTGCCGTTGTACAGGTTACAAACAGCTTGTTGATGCAACCATGGACGCTGCCGCAGTTATGCGCGGTGACATGAAAGTTGAAGACCTACTCTTCAAGATTCCTGAAGACGGACGCATCTGGGGTTCAAAATACCCACGCCCAACAGCTGTTGCCAAAGTTACCGGAACACTTGATTACGGCGCAGACCTCGGTATCAAGATGCCTGAAGGAACTCTCAGATGTGCGTTGGTACAGGCTGAAGTGTCACATGCAAACATTCTTTCCATCGACACCAGTGAAGCTGAAAAGATGGAAGGTGTTTTTAAGATTGTTACCCACAAAGATATCAAAGGTAAGAACCTCATTACCGGTCTGATCACCTTCCCGACTAATAAAGGTGACGGATGGGACAGACCTATTCTTGCTGAAAAGAAAATATTCCAGTTCGGTGATGCAATTGCCATTGTCTGTGCTGACACAGAAAAACACGCAAAAGCCGCAGCTGAAAAAGTTGTTGTAAAAATTGAACAGTTGCCAGAATACATGAGCGCACCTGCAGCGATGGCTGATGATGCAATCGAAATTCATCCCGGCACACCTAACGTTTACTTTGAACAGAAAGTTGCCAAAGGCGAAGATACTGCTGCTATTTTTGATAAGGCTGATGCTGTTATCGAAGATAACTTTTATGTTTCACGTCAGCCGCACATGCCGATTGAACCAGATGTAGGTTTTGCATACATGGATGACGACGGCAAACTTTGCATACACTCCAAGTCAATCGGCCTGCATCTCCATGCAGCAATGATTGCTCCGGGTATGGGAATCGAACTTGAAAACCTGATCATGGTCCAGAACTTTGCAGGCGGTACTTTCGGTTACAAATTCAGCCCTACCATGGAAGCCCTTGTCGGTGTTGCATGTCTTGCTACCGGAAAACCAGTATTCCTTAACTACACATGGTTCCAGCAGCAGACTTACACAGGAAAACGTTCACCGTTCTTCACAACAGTTCGCCTTGCCGCTGACAGCGACGGCAAACTCCGCTCCATGGAAACCGACTGGATTTGTGACCACGGTCCATACTCCGAATTCGGTGACCTGCTAACTCTCCGCGGGGCTCAGTTCATCGGCGCAGGTTACGACATCGCTTCCATCCGTGGTAAAGGTCGCACTGTTTGTACCAACCACGCATGGGGTTCTGCTTTCCGTGGATACGGTTCAACAGAAGTTGAATTTGCATCCGAAGTTCTGATGGATGAATTGGCAGAAAAACTCAACATGGATCCATTTGATCTTCGCTATAAGAACATCTACCGCGAAGGTTCTACAACTCCGACAGGCCAGACTCCTGAAGTCTTAAGCCTTGAAGAAATATTCACTCAGGCTCGTCCTTTGTATGAAGCAGCCAAAAAACGCGTTGCTAAAAAATCCACCGACACTATTAAACACGGTGTAGGTCTTGCCCTCGGTGTTTACGGTTGCGGACTTGATGGACCGGACAGTGCCGGTGCTGAAATTGAACTCCACGCTGACGGAACTGTAACCATGTATGCCTGCTGGCTTGATCATGGTCAGGGTGCTGACATGGGTGTTCTTGGAACAGCTCACGAAACTCTCCGTCCGCTCGGACTTGCTCCTGAACAGATTCACCTTGTCATGAACGACACCCGCACCTGCCCTAACGGCGGACCTGCAGGTGGTAGCCGTTCACAGGTTGTTATCGGTAATGCCATTGTCGCAACATGTAGAGAATTACTGGATGCTATGCGTAAAGCAGACGGCAAATATCGCTCTTATGACGAAATGGTCAAAGAAAACAAAGCCCTTCGCTACAGCGGTTCTTGGACCTCCCCTTGTACTGAATGTGATGCAGACGGTCAGGGTAGCCCATTTGCATGCTACATGTACGGACTGTTCATGATGGAAGTTGCTGTAGAGATTGCAACTGGTAAAACATCCGTTGAAAAAGCAACTCTCGTTACCGACATCGGTAAAATCAACAACAGACTCGTTGTTGACGGTCAGATCTACGGTGGACTTGCTCAGGGTATCGGAATTGCTCTTACTGAAGACTATGAAGATATCATTAAACATTCTACCATGGTCGGCGCAGGTTTCCCTTACATCAAGCAAATTCCAGACGATATGGAAATTGTTTATGTTGAAACTGCTCGTCCAGAAGGTCCTCATGGGGCATCCGGAGTTGGTGAACTGCCTTTGACATGTCCTCATGGCGCAGTTATCAACGCTATCTACAACGCATGCGGCGCACGCGTTACTCATCTGCCGGCCAGACCTGAAAAGGTTCTTGCTGCAATGAAAGCAAAAGCTTAG
- a CDS encoding molybdopterin-binding protein, translating into MMKTVPVQDSIGSVLCHDMTRIVPGEFKGPAFRKGHIIKQEDIPVLLEIGKEHVYILTLEEGQLHENDAARRIANAAAGPGITLSAISEGRINMKAAPGLLSINVEALERINSIDEVVLATMHNGIQITEPRDVAGTRVVPLVIDESKIIEVEKICRESGPIVSVKPFKHLNVALITTGSEVYTGRIQDKFGPVIRKKFNALNSEVISQTLVSDDPEMTRAAIMKCIDDGAQMVVLTGGMSVDPDDQTPASIRSTGAEVVTYGTPSFPGVMFMLAYLNGVPIIGLPGCVMYYRASIFDLIVPRIVAGERPTRKEIAALGHGGFCAGCETCRYPLCSFGK; encoded by the coding sequence ATGATGAAAACAGTGCCTGTTCAGGATTCCATAGGAAGCGTGCTTTGCCATGATATGACCCGTATTGTTCCGGGCGAATTCAAAGGTCCTGCTTTTAGAAAAGGACATATTATCAAACAGGAAGATATTCCTGTTCTGCTCGAAATAGGCAAAGAACACGTTTATATTCTTACACTTGAAGAAGGTCAGCTGCATGAAAATGATGCAGCGCGACGCATTGCCAATGCTGCAGCAGGTCCTGGAATAACTCTTTCCGCCATATCTGAAGGACGCATCAATATGAAGGCTGCCCCAGGGTTGCTTTCCATCAATGTAGAAGCTCTTGAACGTATTAATTCCATTGATGAAGTCGTACTGGCGACTATGCATAACGGAATTCAAATTACTGAACCACGCGATGTTGCCGGAACACGGGTAGTTCCACTCGTCATTGATGAGAGTAAAATAATAGAAGTTGAGAAAATCTGCAGAGAATCCGGACCAATTGTCAGTGTTAAACCTTTCAAGCATTTGAACGTAGCCCTCATAACAACAGGAAGCGAAGTTTACACAGGACGCATTCAAGACAAATTCGGACCTGTTATCCGCAAAAAATTCAATGCCTTAAATTCTGAAGTAATTTCCCAGACACTTGTCAGCGATGACCCTGAAATGACCCGTGCCGCAATCATGAAATGTATTGATGACGGGGCGCAAATGGTTGTGCTGACCGGTGGGATGAGCGTTGATCCAGATGACCAGACCCCCGCAAGTATCCGCTCAACCGGAGCAGAGGTGGTCACTTACGGAACACCGTCATTCCCAGGAGTAATGTTCATGCTGGCATACCTTAACGGCGTGCCGATTATCGGGCTGCCCGGCTGCGTGATGTATTACCGGGCCAGTATTTTTGACCTGATCGTGCCGCGAATTGTTGCGGGAGAACGTCCGACACGAAAAGAAATTGCGGCTCTCGGGCACGGAGGATTCTGTGCCGGATGCGAGACTTGCCGCTACCCTCTCTGTTCCTTTGGTAAATAG